In Homalodisca vitripennis isolate AUS2020 unplaced genomic scaffold, UT_GWSS_2.1 ScUCBcl_9879;HRSCAF=18518, whole genome shotgun sequence, a single genomic region encodes these proteins:
- the LOC124374747 gene encoding protein ANTAGONIST OF LIKE HETEROCHROMATIN PROTEIN 1-like gives MDVDVDDALLAYHAFIILTGGYLLLKMKRKPRRRRWWAVSVNRNRSQYSGTNLLADLLKEPSGQFQNFCRMSNEDFSSLLAKVTPLIAKKDTKWRKAIPPNERLAITLRFLATGDSFKSLHYLFKVSPQIISEIIPEVCSSIIEVLKDVIKLPATATEWRIISRHFEELWNFPHCIGTIDGKHVTIQSPINSGSEFFNYKKYFSIVLMALVDAEYCFMFADCGCQGRLSDGAVFKNTVLYNKIKSKSLNLPNDEPLPGRQKLMPYVFLGDDAFALSKRLMKPFPGSHEQGSKPRIFNYRLSRARRIVENTFGIMASVFRVLRKPMLLQPDKVALVTMTCVILHNFLRRSRTSRSMYTPAGTFDSEDNGMVTGGSWREDTADMTSMLPLQKVPRKPGTAAKEYREEFAEYFMNNGKIPWQNDYS, from the exons ATGGATGTCGATGTTGATGATGCTCTTCTTGCTTATCacgcttttataattttaactggaGGATATTTACTGCTAAAAATGAAAAGGAAACCTAGAAGAAGGAGATGGTGGGCGGTATCCGTAAATCGTAATAGAAGCCA GTACAGCGGTACAAACTTATTAGCAGATTTGTTAAAAGAGCCTTCTGGACAGTTCCAAAACTTCTGTAGAATGTCTAATGAAGATTTTAGTTCACTACTAGCAAAAGTAACACCTTTGATTGCTAAGAAAGATACAAAGTGGAGGAAAGCAATACCACCGAATGAACGTTTAGCCATAACCTTACGATTCCTAGCAACAGGAGATAGTTTTAAAAGCCTGCATTACTTGTTTAAAGTATCACCCCAAATAATATCAGAGATAATTCCAGAAGTATGCAGCTCAATAATTGAAGTACTGAAGGATGTTATTAAG cttCCTGCTACTGCGACTGAGTGGAGAATAATTAGTCGGCATTTCGAGGAACTGTGGAATTTCCCACACTGCATTGGTACTATTGATGGGAAACACGTAACAATTCAGTCACCAATCAACAGTGGATCCGAATTCttcaattataagaaatacttCAGTATTGTACTCATGGCGCTGGTTGACGCTGAGTATTGTTTTATGTTCGCTGATTGTGGCTGTCAAGGAAGACTGAGTGATGGtgcagtttttaaaaacactgtactctacaacaaaataaaaagtaagagttTGAATTTACCTAACGATGAGCCGCTACCAGGGAGACAAAAACTGATGCCGTATGTATTTCTTGGTGATGATGCATTTGCTTTAAGTAAGCGACTCATGAAGCCATTTCCAGGTAGCCATGAACAAGGTAGCAAACCCCGCATTTTTAATTACCGTCTATCACGAGCCCGAAGAATAGTAGAGAATACGTTCGGAATAATGGCTAGTGTTTTCCGTGTACTAAGGAAGCCAATGCTACTACAACCTGACAAAGTGGCACTAGTTACTATGACCTGTGTTATTctgcataattttttaagaagaagCAGGACATCACGATCGATGTACACTCCAGCGGGAACCTTTGATTCTGAAGATAATGGTATGGTTACAGGAGGGTCGTGGAGGGAAGATACCGCTGATATGACATCTA
- the LOC124374749 gene encoding LOW QUALITY PROTEIN: protein phosphatase 1B-like (The sequence of the model RefSeq protein was modified relative to this genomic sequence to represent the inferred CDS: deleted 3 bases in 2 codons): MGAFLDKPKTDKHNEHGCGNGLRYGVASMQGWRVEMEDAHCAITGLSQDLQDWSFFAVFDGHAGARVSAHCAEHLLECIMGTEEFRQSDVIKGIRSGFLSLDDPMRELPELASGEDKSGSTAVCALISPRQVFVANCGDSRAVLCRSGRPAFSTRDHKPILPSEKERIQRAGGTVMIQRVNGSLAVSRALGDYEYKNVEGRGPCEQLVSPEPEVFVKDRDEENDEFLVLACDGVWDVMTNEDLCDFVRSRLAITDDLEAITNQVIDTCLFKGSRDNMSIVLVTFPAAPLPSAEAIQRENELEATIERRITGTYFIILQRMNHFRLQV, from the exons atgGGAGCGTTCTTGGACAAGCCGAAAACAGACAAGCACAATGAGCACGGTTGTGGGAATGGGCTACGCTACGGTGTGGCCAGCATGCAAGGGTGGCGGGTGGAGATGGAGGATGCTCACTGCGCTATCACAGGGCTGAGCCAAGACCTACAGGACTGGTCATTCTTCGCCGTGTTCGACGGGCATGCGGGTGCCCGCGTGTCAGCCCATTGCGCGGAGCATCTTCTGGAGTGTATCATGGGGACAGAGGAGTTCCGCCAGTCGGACGTCATTAAAGGTATCCGCTCGGGATTTCTGAGCCTGGACGACCCG ATGAGGGAGTTGCCGGAGTTGGCGAGTGGAGAGGACAAGTCGGGGTCGACAGCCGTGTGTGCGCTCATCTCGCCACGGCAGGTGTTCGTCGCCAATTGCGGCGACTCGCGAGCAGTGTTATGCCGCAGTGGTCGGCCTGCCTTCAGCACCCGAGACCACAAGCCGATCCTGCCGAGTGAGAAGGAGCGCATACAACGCGCTGGTGGCACAGTAATGATACAGCGG GTGAACGGCTCACTGGCAGTGTCACGGGCACTGGGAGATTATGAGTACAAGAATGTTGAAGGCCGCGGACCCTGCGAGCAGCTAGTTTCACCCGAGCCCGAGGTTTTCGTCAAGGATAGGGATGAAGAAAATGATGAATTCCTTGTCTTGGCTTGCGACGGAGTCTGGGATGTAATGACCAACGAGGATCTTTGCGATTTCGTCCGATCAAGACTCGCAATCACTGATGATCTCGAAGCAATTACAAATCAAGTCATTGATACATGCCTCTTTAAG GGAAGCAGAGACAACATGAGTATTGTGCTAGTCACCTTCCCTGCAGCTCCCTTGCCTTCTGCGGAGGCCATCCAACGCGAGAATGAACTTGAAGCCACAATAGAGAGGAGGATAACTGGTACGTATTTCATTATACTCCAGAGAATGAACCATTTCAGACTTCAAGTCTAA